One segment of Ignavibacteria bacterium DNA contains the following:
- a CDS encoding DUF2279 domain-containing protein encodes MRFLAYIIALMVLTSARVVSQQDTNANQMPPTIDPVRLGVVGGVTIAGFVVGHALVNDFWWKGEKVPFHVNTTTDYTYALNADKLGHMVFSYAASTVYSDLFRWCGMDSTTAAWSGFGVAMTYQTYVEIRDGFSAGYGFSWGDIAANTIGASLPVAQRYIPALRSIDLQLSFWPSDEFKNGQYNAIIDDYTSTTHWLTLNAYDVAPTSWQSWFPPWLGLAIGHSVQNLDGNGGGQHVVYLSLDWQLHRIPNLAPWLRDVLRVLHLYHLPAPAVRILPNVVWYGIRF; translated from the coding sequence ATGCGATTCTTAGCATACATCATTGCTCTTATGGTGCTGACATCGGCGCGTGTGGTCTCTCAACAAGACACAAATGCGAACCAGATGCCCCCTACCATCGATCCCGTGAGACTGGGCGTTGTTGGTGGGGTGACCATTGCAGGTTTCGTAGTAGGGCATGCCTTGGTCAATGACTTTTGGTGGAAGGGTGAAAAGGTCCCCTTCCATGTGAATACCACAACAGACTACACCTACGCGCTCAATGCCGATAAGCTTGGACATATGGTTTTCTCCTATGCCGCATCAACGGTGTACTCCGATCTCTTTCGGTGGTGTGGAATGGACTCCACAACTGCCGCTTGGTCGGGCTTTGGCGTAGCGATGACCTACCAGACCTACGTTGAGATCCGGGATGGCTTTTCCGCCGGCTATGGTTTTTCCTGGGGCGATATCGCGGCCAATACTATCGGGGCTTCTCTGCCCGTGGCACAGCGATACATACCCGCCTTGCGCAGTATCGATCTTCAGCTGTCGTTCTGGCCTTCCGACGAATTCAAGAACGGTCAATACAACGCCATTATCGACGATTACACATCCACCACACATTGGCTAACGCTCAACGCCTACGATGTTGCCCCAACCTCATGGCAATCATGGTTTCCACCATGGCTCGGACTTGCCATTGGTCATAGCGTCCAGAACCTTGATGGCAACGGTGGCGGACAACACGTTGTGTATCTGTCTCTCGATTGGCAGCTGCACCGGATTCCAAACCTTGCCCCTTGGCTACGAGATGTGTTACGAGTACTCCACCTCTATCACCTGCCAGCACCTGCAGTACGGATCTTGCCGAATGTGGTGTGGTATGGAATCAGATTCTAA
- a CDS encoding NAD-binding protein has translation MIEKIRYRIDNLFAKGTWALLLVLGASMVVLIAVIAVAMAFAGVSPGEEATSWDTIWTIFTYTFDPSGVPYEDGVWIYRLLMLLASLGGIFILSLLVGILANGFADAVQTLRKGKSIVVESGHTLVLGWGDQIFSVLHELIAANANVKGACIVVLADTDKVEMEDAIRTRVGDSGSTPIVCRSGSPIDVTDLAIVRPSEAKSIIILDPLTEDPEIGDAYTIKTLLALNRLDADRPNGAIVATMRSEANVKVAELVTGGRAHIIPSEVMISQIITQTCRQPGLSLVYAELLDFDGDELYIHSEPRLAGKTFAEALLWYETSCLVGLKYADGQLKLNPPMDTVIAAGDSIIALSADDDTIVLREQRASINESMVARRLQRTPASERILVLGWNERGRFIIRELDEYVVEGTEIVVVDHVDRAEDVEIIRKNVKRSRPSFRQSRTTSRSVLDELDVPSFNSVIVLADTTLDVQQADARTIMTLIHLRDITSAFPTVNIVTEMLDERNRSLASTDGINDFIISNTIVSLLLTQIAENQDLHAVFRDLFDAAGSELYLKPITEYISPTHQYTMATLVYAAAQCNEIAIGLKCKVNGEWAVRLNIPKSETLTFSNDDLVVVIAEN, from the coding sequence ATGATAGAGAAGATTCGCTATCGCATCGATAACCTCTTTGCGAAGGGTACGTGGGCGCTCCTTTTGGTTTTGGGTGCGTCGATGGTGGTTCTGATCGCAGTGATCGCTGTCGCGATGGCGTTCGCTGGAGTATCACCAGGAGAGGAAGCGACATCTTGGGACACAATATGGACGATCTTCACGTACACGTTTGATCCTTCCGGTGTGCCGTATGAAGATGGCGTTTGGATCTACAGATTACTGATGTTGCTCGCGAGTCTGGGTGGGATCTTCATCCTCTCGTTGCTCGTGGGTATTCTGGCAAATGGCTTTGCAGACGCCGTTCAGACTCTGCGCAAGGGAAAGTCGATCGTGGTTGAGTCGGGACATACGCTTGTCCTTGGATGGGGCGACCAGATCTTCTCGGTTCTTCATGAGCTGATCGCTGCGAACGCGAATGTGAAGGGGGCATGCATCGTTGTCCTCGCTGATACAGACAAAGTAGAGATGGAGGATGCGATTCGGACACGCGTTGGCGATTCTGGTTCAACACCTATCGTGTGTCGGTCCGGTTCGCCGATCGACGTCACTGATCTTGCGATCGTTCGACCATCAGAAGCAAAGAGCATTATTATCCTCGATCCGTTGACGGAAGATCCGGAGATCGGCGATGCATATACGATCAAGACCCTCCTGGCTCTGAATCGCCTAGATGCGGATCGGCCAAATGGTGCGATCGTGGCCACCATGCGTTCTGAAGCAAACGTCAAGGTGGCGGAGCTTGTAACGGGCGGACGGGCTCATATCATCCCCAGTGAGGTGATGATCTCGCAGATCATCACACAGACATGCCGTCAACCCGGACTGTCCTTGGTCTACGCTGAGCTACTCGATTTTGACGGCGATGAACTCTACATCCATAGTGAGCCGAGACTCGCCGGCAAGACGTTCGCTGAGGCGTTGCTATGGTATGAAACATCATGTCTCGTCGGACTGAAGTATGCCGACGGTCAGTTGAAGCTGAATCCGCCGATGGATACGGTGATCGCAGCTGGTGATTCGATCATTGCACTCAGTGCAGATGACGATACGATCGTTCTGCGTGAGCAACGTGCATCGATCAATGAATCTATGGTGGCAAGAAGGTTGCAGCGGACACCTGCTTCCGAGCGCATACTTGTGCTTGGATGGAACGAACGGGGCAGATTTATCATCCGTGAACTCGATGAATACGTCGTGGAAGGAACGGAGATCGTTGTTGTCGATCACGTGGACAGGGCTGAGGACGTGGAGATCATTCGTAAGAACGTGAAGCGCTCACGTCCTTCATTCAGGCAATCTCGCACCACGTCTCGCAGCGTGCTCGATGAACTTGATGTTCCATCCTTCAATAGTGTGATCGTGCTTGCTGATACCACGCTGGACGTGCAACAAGCAGATGCCAGAACGATCATGACGCTGATCCATCTGCGGGATATCACATCAGCCTTCCCAACGGTGAACATCGTAACAGAGATGTTGGATGAGCGTAATCGTTCCCTGGCCTCCACAGACGGGATCAACGATTTCATCATCAGCAATACGATCGTTTCGCTCTTGCTTACGCAGATCGCTGAGAACCAAGACCTACATGCAGTGTTCCGCGATCTCTTTGATGCAGCAGGCAGTGAACTGTACCTGAAACCCATCACGGAGTATATCTCTCCCACTCATCAGTACACAATGGCAACGTTGGTCTATGCAGCGGCACAGTGTAATGAGATCGCCATCGGACTCAAGTGCAAGGTCAATGGAGAGTGGGCTGTACGCCTAAACATCCCTAAATCCGAAACTCTCACCTTCTCAAACGATGACCTCGTAGTCGTCATCGCCGAGAACTAA
- a CDS encoding type I restriction enzyme HsdR N-terminal domain-containing protein has product MKIPKKVLDRLGATVKVFQAVAVLQKTRDVSEADTVTLVKDILADSFGFDKYLELTSEQQIRGTYCDLAVKIDNKIRYLIEVKSAGVTLNDSHLRQAVNYGANQGIEWVVLTNAIDWRLYRIKFGQPIDFEEVSSFNLTSVNLKNDDDLNRIFLLCREGLSSDAMDVFHQQAQLVNKFTIAQILMSDPAVSVVRKELRRLFPELKVEQEQILDILVNDVLKREVVEGDKVKETQQRLKKALQKVAKQTAAKAGQTSSSTPTSAVPPATASDSEG; this is encoded by the coding sequence ATGAAGATCCCGAAAAAGGTATTAGACCGCCTTGGTGCGACAGTGAAGGTATTCCAAGCAGTAGCAGTGCTTCAAAAGACAAGAGATGTGTCAGAGGCCGACACTGTGACACTTGTTAAAGACATTCTTGCTGATTCCTTTGGCTTTGACAAGTATCTAGAGCTCACCAGCGAGCAGCAGATACGAGGTACGTACTGCGACCTCGCTGTAAAGATCGACAACAAGATCCGCTATCTGATCGAAGTGAAGTCTGCAGGCGTCACTTTGAATGACTCTCATCTGCGACAGGCGGTCAACTACGGAGCTAATCAGGGTATCGAATGGGTTGTACTCACAAATGCCATTGATTGGCGACTCTATCGTATCAAGTTTGGTCAGCCAATCGACTTCGAAGAGGTGTCATCCTTTAATCTCACCTCTGTTAATCTGAAGAACGATGATGATCTGAACAGGATCTTCTTGCTTTGTAGAGAAGGACTAAGCTCAGATGCGATGGACGTTTTTCATCAGCAAGCGCAATTGGTTAACAAGTTTACCATCGCACAGATATTGATGAGTGATCCGGCTGTATCGGTTGTTCGCAAAGAGCTCCGGAGGCTCTTTCCAGAGCTCAAGGTTGAACAAGAACAGATATTGGATATCCTCGTGAATGATGTCCTAAAGCGGGAGGTAGTTGAGGGAGACAAGGTGAAAGAAACCCAGCAACGCTTGAAGAAAGCACTACAGAAGGTCGCTAAGCAGACTGCTGCAAAGGCCGGACAAACTTCGAGTTCCACGCCTACTTCAGCCGTGCCGCCTGCAACTGCGAGTGACTCCGAGGGATGA
- a CDS encoding arsenite methyltransferase, which produces METSTELKELVRTKYGEIAQQSHEQNAASCCGVGGCSTVDYTIFAEDYTKLKGYVADADLALGCGVPTEFAQIKEGDTVVDLGSGAGNDAFVARAITGESGKVIGIDMTPEMIAKARENADKLSFNNVEFRQGDIENIPIAANRADVIISNCVLNLVPDKLKAFQEMFRILKPGGHFSVSDIVLRGELPEPLRKDAEMYAGCVSGAIQESDYLRMLSEVGFTNITVQKARPVVLPDDILSAYLTSDEITAMNEKGQGIISTTVYGVKPVNVCVPGGGCC; this is translated from the coding sequence ATGGAAACCTCTACAGAACTCAAGGAACTCGTTCGCACCAAATACGGCGAGATCGCCCAGCAATCTCATGAGCAGAACGCGGCATCATGTTGTGGTGTTGGCGGATGTTCAACGGTGGACTACACCATTTTTGCCGAGGACTACACCAAGCTCAAGGGATATGTAGCCGATGCGGATCTTGCCCTTGGATGTGGTGTGCCAACCGAATTCGCACAGATCAAGGAAGGCGACACAGTTGTTGATCTGGGATCCGGTGCCGGCAATGATGCATTTGTAGCAAGAGCAATCACGGGCGAGAGTGGGAAGGTCATCGGTATCGATATGACACCCGAGATGATCGCCAAGGCGCGGGAGAATGCCGACAAGCTCAGCTTCAACAATGTCGAATTCCGTCAGGGTGATATCGAGAACATACCCATTGCTGCCAATCGTGCAGACGTGATCATCAGCAACTGTGTTCTCAATCTTGTACCGGATAAACTCAAGGCCTTCCAAGAGATGTTCCGCATTCTCAAACCCGGAGGTCACTTCAGCGTGAGCGACATCGTCCTGCGTGGTGAACTACCGGAGCCCCTTCGCAAGGATGCGGAGATGTATGCCGGCTGTGTATCGGGAGCCATCCAAGAATCAGACTACCTTCGCATGCTCTCTGAAGTAGGCTTCACAAACATCACCGTCCAAAAAGCCCGTCCCGTTGTTCTCCCGGATGACATCCTCTCGGCGTATCTCACCTCAGACGAGATCACAGCAATGAATGAGAAGGGGCAAGGCATCATCAGCACAACCGTATACGGAGTGAAGCCTGTAAATGTGTGTGTGCCAGGCGGTGGATGTTGCTAA
- a CDS encoding T9SS type A sorting domain-containing protein: MIRTLLILVFASVVAVSQVVTPALPNTDSVVTCFPDTTGYARLTVGSNGRMFTDLQSAIDAAQLGTVIVVDADQVTEGTIVLRKKDVGSGWIIIMPSTINALPNQGLRISPTMASVMPRFVTTNTAGHPAVRTESGAHHYRLIGIEITADEKVQESYGLVFLGDNGPAQTTLEEVPHHLIIDRCYIHGHTNGTVMKFGVRLDCANAAIIDSYISDFHSIGFDAQAIAGVNGPGPFKIINNYLEASGENIMFGGGAPSIPNLVPSDIEIRQNHMYKPLTWRVSDATYAGKHWTIKNLFELKTGRRVLLDGNTLENSWADLPIGQSGYAILLTVRAEGGKAPQADVSDVTITNNIVRNVGAGITISGSDDIPSTRSSRILIANNLFTNINGPAFGDGNVSGPNDGTFLKIGNPENVSVVGNTIEQTGPITWAFKPTSGFVFTKNVANCFRSAGGYQGIYGPGKAEGDGTIQHYFPDITDANRRFSDNVLIGGNASRYTEFGPMSKNVFPTSAVGVDPSLGLQRDVLDSAFARKIVCEATTSTVEHASATPHTWIQPQPASDHLLITTVYYGNSTYHLVDATGRTVLQGEFVASPALINISSLATGTYVIRMISGSTIETRTLSILR; encoded by the coding sequence ATGATCCGAACCCTTCTCATTCTCGTGTTTGCTTCGGTTGTAGCTGTTTCACAAGTAGTGACACCGGCACTTCCGAATACTGATAGTGTTGTGACGTGTTTCCCTGACACCACGGGGTATGCGCGACTCACTGTTGGATCGAATGGCAGGATGTTCACAGATCTCCAGTCGGCGATCGATGCAGCACAGCTAGGAACAGTGATCGTTGTCGATGCAGATCAAGTCACCGAGGGAACCATTGTGCTACGCAAGAAGGATGTTGGCAGCGGATGGATCATCATCATGCCATCAACCATCAACGCACTTCCCAACCAAGGGCTACGGATCTCACCCACCATGGCGTCCGTGATGCCGCGCTTTGTAACAACAAATACAGCAGGTCATCCGGCGGTGCGCACAGAGTCGGGCGCACATCACTATCGACTGATCGGAATAGAGATCACGGCCGACGAAAAGGTGCAGGAGAGTTACGGACTTGTCTTTCTTGGTGACAACGGTCCAGCGCAGACAACACTCGAAGAAGTGCCGCATCATCTCATCATCGATCGGTGCTACATCCACGGTCACACCAATGGAACCGTGATGAAGTTTGGCGTTCGTCTCGATTGTGCGAATGCCGCCATCATTGATTCCTACATCTCGGACTTTCACAGTATTGGCTTTGATGCACAGGCCATTGCCGGCGTAAATGGTCCCGGACCGTTCAAGATCATCAACAACTACCTCGAAGCATCGGGAGAAAACATCATGTTCGGTGGAGGCGCGCCGAGCATTCCCAACCTTGTTCCGTCGGACATCGAGATCCGTCAGAACCACATGTATAAGCCCCTTACCTGGCGTGTTAGTGATGCTACCTACGCCGGCAAACATTGGACGATCAAGAACCTCTTTGAACTGAAGACAGGTAGAAGGGTGCTCCTCGATGGAAACACGCTGGAGAACTCTTGGGCAGATCTCCCGATCGGTCAGAGTGGCTACGCCATCCTCCTTACCGTTCGAGCTGAAGGGGGCAAGGCACCACAAGCCGATGTGAGTGATGTTACGATCACCAATAACATCGTTCGCAATGTTGGTGCAGGAATCACGATCTCCGGATCGGATGATATTCCCAGTACCAGATCGTCCCGGATTTTGATCGCCAACAACCTCTTCACAAACATCAACGGTCCGGCATTCGGCGATGGGAACGTGAGTGGTCCCAATGACGGTACCTTCCTCAAGATCGGCAACCCAGAGAACGTCTCCGTGGTCGGCAATACGATAGAGCAGACAGGTCCCATCACATGGGCATTCAAACCCACAAGCGGATTTGTCTTCACCAAGAACGTTGCGAATTGCTTCCGTTCAGCCGGCGGATATCAAGGCATCTATGGTCCGGGTAAGGCAGAAGGCGATGGAACCATTCAACACTACTTTCCCGATATCACAGACGCTAACCGACGTTTCAGCGACAACGTGTTGATAGGGGGCAATGCATCTCGGTACACTGAGTTTGGTCCGATGAGTAAGAATGTTTTTCCAACTAGTGCTGTCGGCGTTGATCCTTCTCTTGGTCTTCAACGCGACGTCTTGGATTCAGCTTTTGCAAGAAAGATCGTCTGTGAGGCCACTACCAGCACAGTGGAACACGCTTCAGCCACTCCACACACATGGATCCAACCACAACCGGCGAGTGATCACCTCCTGATCACTACGGTCTACTACGGAAACAGTACGTATCACCTTGTGGACGCAACCGGACGTACGGTTCTCCAGGGCGAGTTCGTGGCTTCACCTGCACTGATCAACATCTCTTCACTTGCAACTGGCACCTATGTGATTCGCATGATCTCCGGCAGCACGATCGAAACACGAACGCTCTCGATCCTTCGTTAA
- a CDS encoding sigma-70 family RNA polymerase sigma factor has protein sequence MQQVEHNWQEYRTRLVRFVRSKVHNDVIAEDIVHDALVKAWTKRSTLRDESMLLPWLFQITMNAVRDHHRVRHHDVLSDIDPVDQPTSEDLHHIAVCLTSMIATLEEPYRSAVHRSEIDGVPMRVIANELNISLSGVKSRVQRGKAKLKEQVMACCQFEVNRRGQITNGDEHHCTNPDCGCQAA, from the coding sequence ATGCAGCAAGTAGAACACAATTGGCAAGAGTATCGAACACGTCTGGTTCGATTTGTTCGAAGCAAGGTTCACAACGATGTGATTGCCGAAGACATCGTTCATGACGCGCTTGTGAAGGCATGGACCAAACGGTCCACACTTCGCGATGAATCGATGCTCCTGCCGTGGCTGTTTCAGATCACCATGAATGCCGTGCGCGACCATCATCGCGTGCGGCATCATGATGTTTTGTCGGACATTGACCCAGTGGACCAGCCAACTTCCGAAGACCTACATCACATTGCCGTGTGCCTTACTTCTATGATCGCAACGCTCGAGGAACCATATCGTTCAGCTGTGCATCGAAGTGAGATCGATGGTGTGCCTATGCGTGTGATCGCCAATGAGCTCAACATTTCCCTTTCTGGTGTAAAGTCGAGAGTTCAGCGTGGCAAAGCCAAATTGAAAGAGCAGGTTATGGCATGCTGTCAATTTGAAGTGAATAGAAGAGGCCAGATAACAAATGGTGATGAACATCATTGCACCAATCCAGACTGTGGGTGTCAGGCGGCATGA
- a CDS encoding VOC family protein — translation MSKVVHFEIPAEDPQVKMTFFTNVFGWQFEAYGDSDYYLTAAGEEGAMGIGGAIMKRNDPSQPLVNTISVASIDDTVPVIEANGGTVVVPKMEVGEMGWVAYFTDPEGMIHGIWEIKHAG, via the coding sequence ATGTCTAAGGTTGTTCATTTTGAGATCCCTGCAGAGGATCCACAGGTTAAGATGACGTTCTTCACAAACGTCTTTGGATGGCAGTTCGAAGCATATGGTGACAGTGACTATTATCTGACAGCTGCAGGTGAAGAAGGGGCTATGGGGATCGGTGGAGCGATCATGAAGCGTAATGACCCAAGCCAACCGCTGGTGAATACGATCAGCGTTGCATCGATCGATGACACTGTTCCGGTGATCGAAGCGAACGGTGGAACAGTGGTTGTTCCTAAGATGGAAGTTGGCGAGATGGGCTGGGTGGCTTACTTCACCGACCCAGAAGGCATGATCCATGGAATCTGGGAGATCAAGCACGCAGGCTGA
- a CDS encoding AraC family transcriptional regulator, with product MTTTTVDLPAFTLRGIARTFNTETRHQIPQLWDESVPRLFTLPGHDPQALYGACIDMIEGDGPDCGFVYMVGIAVDPSAPSLDGITTVPVPAGRYAIFTYDGPIAGFPQFIDAVWREHLPATGLIKRNAPDFEKYDERFSAKSGDGVVDYYIPVA from the coding sequence ATGACAACAACTACCGTTGACCTACCAGCATTTACCTTGCGTGGTATCGCACGCACATTCAACACAGAAACGCGACATCAGATCCCCCAATTATGGGACGAATCTGTGCCGCGTCTGTTCACGTTGCCTGGTCATGATCCGCAAGCACTCTACGGTGCATGTATAGATATGATCGAAGGGGATGGACCCGATTGTGGATTTGTCTACATGGTGGGAATTGCTGTGGACCCCTCAGCCCCTTCTCTCGATGGGATCACAACTGTACCCGTGCCTGCCGGACGATATGCAATTTTCACGTACGATGGCCCCATAGCCGGATTCCCGCAGTTCATTGATGCTGTGTGGAGAGAACACCTTCCAGCTACGGGGCTCATCAAACGCAATGCACCGGACTTTGAGAAATACGACGAACGATTTAGCGCAAAGAGTGGCGATGGAGTGGTGGACTACTACATCCCCGTTGCCTAG
- a CDS encoding pyruvate kinase — translation MTFEPESIHSDLILALSELRSSAVETQDEFAESIERVHPKYRDSARNLAHYLALRRSDVRELQDELHFLGLSALGRSEPCVLSTLTNVIAALKCMMGEEYITEEPVTTTVNARTGPMYLSDHARTLMGTPNGERAARIMVTMSSDAATDPTHVLELVRSGMDIMRINTAHDNVGAWKAMISNLRAAEQQTGKKCKVYIDLGGPKFRLGPMERVRVRKGDIIRFAKGLHGYACDLRSPSEERILLSCEPEEVFDAVRTGDPLWINDGKVSSRVIDVYEGGFEVEIVRTKHGGAWLRAEKGINLPDTPLQIDALTNDDVKHLEQLGQFADIIGMSFVRSAHDVASLFNEMERLGLTDRGVVAKIETQDGFEHLPQILFEGLRHPPFGIMVARGDLAVEIGFERLAEVQEEILWLCEAAHVPVIWATQVLEGMAQKGIPSRAEVSDAAMSVRAECVMLNKGPYIVDTVQFLSDILHRMAEHHSKKRSLLRKLSVSGVAARQNSGVE, via the coding sequence ATGACCTTTGAACCCGAATCGATTCATTCTGATCTGATTCTAGCTCTCTCCGAGCTACGTTCGAGTGCCGTTGAGACTCAGGACGAGTTTGCCGAATCGATAGAGAGAGTGCATCCAAAGTATCGTGACTCGGCAAGGAACCTTGCCCATTATCTGGCTCTTCGCAGGTCTGATGTTCGTGAGTTGCAGGATGAACTGCACTTCCTAGGCCTGAGCGCCTTGGGAAGAAGTGAACCATGTGTTCTTAGCACGCTTACAAACGTCATCGCAGCACTGAAATGCATGATGGGAGAAGAGTACATTACAGAAGAACCGGTCACCACTACCGTAAATGCCAGAACCGGTCCGATGTATCTCTCAGATCACGCTCGCACGTTGATGGGAACACCGAACGGTGAGAGAGCAGCGCGTATCATGGTTACGATGTCGAGCGATGCAGCAACCGACCCCACGCACGTGCTAGAACTCGTACGGTCGGGCATGGACATCATGCGGATCAATACTGCACACGACAACGTTGGTGCGTGGAAGGCGATGATCAGCAATCTTCGCGCGGCTGAACAACAGACCGGGAAGAAGTGCAAGGTCTACATCGATCTCGGCGGACCAAAGTTCCGTCTCGGACCGATGGAGCGTGTAAGGGTTCGTAAAGGTGACATCATTCGATTTGCAAAGGGGCTCCATGGTTACGCCTGTGATCTGCGATCTCCCTCAGAAGAACGGATCCTTCTCTCGTGTGAACCGGAAGAGGTATTCGATGCTGTTCGAACCGGTGATCCGTTGTGGATCAATGATGGCAAGGTCTCCTCACGTGTGATCGACGTCTACGAAGGTGGCTTTGAAGTGGAGATCGTTCGCACAAAACACGGCGGTGCTTGGCTACGCGCCGAAAAAGGGATCAACCTGCCCGATACGCCATTACAGATCGATGCGCTTACGAACGACGATGTGAAACATCTCGAGCAGCTCGGCCAGTTTGCCGACATCATCGGCATGAGCTTCGTACGATCAGCACATGATGTTGCTTCGCTCTTCAACGAAATGGAGAGACTTGGTCTTACAGATCGTGGCGTAGTGGCGAAGATCGAAACCCAGGACGGATTTGAACATCTGCCACAGATCCTCTTTGAAGGACTCCGTCACCCACCATTCGGGATAATGGTTGCACGCGGAGATCTTGCCGTTGAGATCGGCTTCGAACGTCTCGCAGAAGTACAAGAGGAGATCCTCTGGCTTTGTGAAGCCGCCCACGTACCGGTGATATGGGCTACTCAGGTCCTTGAAGGTATGGCGCAAAAAGGCATTCCTTCTCGCGCAGAAGTTAGTGATGCCGCGATGTCTGTACGAGCAGAATGTGTGATGCTGAACAAAGGTCCGTACATCGTTGATACCGTACAGTTTCTCAGCGACATCCTTCATCGCATGGCAGAACATCACTCGAAGAAGCGCTCCCTCCTGAGGAAACTCAGCGTTTCAGGCGTTGCTGCGAGACAGAACAGCGGAGTGGAGTGA